A stretch of the Mycobacteroides immunogenum genome encodes the following:
- a CDS encoding Acg family FMN-binding oxidoreductase: MPKTMVHIDVIQTAIQLACRAPSLHNTQPWRWIVDLGSGPGDLHLHLDRSRCVTRTDGAGREAIISCGSALDHFRVAMASAGWTARVERIPDPDNPDHLASITFSPRGLVVVADRRRADAILQRRTDRLPFEAPSNWSQFARMLNTVIADRAVILDVIDDVTRPKLADASALSDALRIYDSAYQTELDWWTASFTLEDGVPRSALVSAAESDRVDIGRAFPVVAERTSHPAPQEDQAKVLALSTARDTPKHLLRCGELLSEVLLEATLAGMATCTITHMLELTASREVVGAAIGRSHPQALIRVGTAPTFGRIPPPTPRRSLADVFEIRG; the protein is encoded by the coding sequence ATGCCCAAGACAATGGTTCACATCGACGTCATCCAGACCGCGATTCAACTTGCCTGCCGCGCACCGTCTTTGCACAACACCCAACCGTGGCGCTGGATTGTCGACCTTGGCTCGGGACCGGGCGATCTGCACCTGCATCTGGACCGCAGCCGATGCGTCACCCGGACCGACGGCGCGGGGCGCGAGGCCATCATCAGCTGCGGGTCGGCACTGGATCATTTCCGGGTAGCGATGGCCTCGGCCGGCTGGACAGCACGCGTGGAACGCATCCCCGACCCCGATAATCCAGACCATCTGGCGAGCATCACCTTCTCCCCCAGGGGTCTTGTGGTGGTGGCTGATCGACGCCGCGCGGATGCGATTCTGCAGCGCCGCACCGACCGGCTGCCGTTCGAAGCCCCATCGAACTGGTCGCAGTTCGCTCGCATGCTGAACACGGTGATCGCCGACCGGGCGGTGATTCTCGATGTGATCGACGACGTCACGCGGCCCAAGTTGGCGGACGCGTCGGCGCTCAGTGACGCCTTGCGTATCTACGACTCCGCGTACCAAACCGAACTCGATTGGTGGACAGCATCGTTCACGCTCGAGGACGGGGTTCCCCGGAGCGCACTGGTATCGGCCGCCGAGAGCGATCGGGTCGATATCGGCCGTGCCTTCCCGGTTGTCGCGGAAAGGACCTCACACCCCGCCCCACAGGAGGACCAAGCAAAGGTGCTCGCGTTGTCCACCGCCCGAGACACCCCTAAACATCTCCTGCGCTGCGGTGAGCTGCTCTCGGAAGTACTGCTGGAGGCGACACTCGCGGGCATGGCGACCTGCACCATCACCCACATGCTGGAGCTGACCGCGAGCCGTGAGGTCGTCGGTGCCGCTATCGGCAGGTCACATCCGCAGGCATTGATAAGGGTGGGGACGGCCCCCACGTTTGGCCGCATTCCTCCGCCGACGCCGCGCCGGTCGCTCGCCGACGTATTCGAGATTCGCGGTTAG
- a CDS encoding universal stress protein codes for MNEVRMPGPAVVVGIDGSRSAVRAALWAVDEAMHRELPLRLVHVTPQPEFPEFSDERSPAGTAVRHAFRQIGATGKPVKVEAEIRHGRVADLLLEAARNAVMLCVGAIGISGSDTRKVGSTASEILGSARCPVAVIRGDHPPPGAASAVVVEIDETHESAACLELAAHEARLRAAPLRVLLRHRPIAHSGQRIATLTRVDRGVAAVHLERRLAPLRMRHPDLDIRALDPVGGTLDYLERHGHAVQLVVVGAGDAAHVRELVGPNGCGVLGRTHCSVLITARQRLL; via the coding sequence ATGAATGAAGTCCGTATGCCCGGCCCCGCAGTGGTTGTTGGCATTGATGGGTCACGATCCGCGGTCCGTGCCGCGCTCTGGGCGGTCGACGAGGCAATGCACCGCGAGCTGCCATTGCGTCTGGTGCATGTGACGCCCCAGCCCGAGTTCCCCGAGTTCAGCGACGAACGCAGTCCCGCCGGAACGGCTGTGCGGCACGCGTTCCGGCAGATCGGGGCCACCGGTAAACCCGTGAAGGTGGAGGCCGAGATCCGCCATGGCCGGGTGGCCGACCTGCTGTTGGAGGCCGCACGCAATGCGGTGATGCTCTGTGTGGGAGCCATCGGCATCAGCGGCTCGGATACCCGCAAGGTCGGGTCCACCGCATCCGAGATTCTCGGGTCGGCACGGTGCCCGGTCGCGGTGATTCGCGGCGATCACCCGCCACCCGGGGCGGCTTCCGCGGTAGTCGTCGAGATCGACGAGACCCATGAGTCGGCGGCCTGTCTGGAGTTGGCCGCCCACGAGGCGCGGCTGCGCGCGGCGCCGCTGCGGGTACTGCTGCGGCATCGCCCGATCGCCCACTCCGGTCAGCGGATAGCCACTTTGACCCGCGTGGACCGCGGCGTGGCCGCGGTCCACTTGGAACGGCGCCTGGCACCGCTGCGAATGCGGCACCCCGACCTGGACATCCGTGCCCTGGATCCGGTGGGCGGCACCCTCGACTACCTGGAACGCCACGGGCACGCCGTGCAATTGGTGGTCGTCGGGGCCGGCGACGCCGCCCATGTGCGGGAATTGGTCGGCCCTAACGGATGCGGCGTCCTGGGCAGAACACACTGCTCGGTGTTGATCACGGCGCGCCAGCGGCTGCTGTAG
- a CDS encoding SulP family inorganic anion transporter, producing MISGQIPVTSADPSTSVWLALRSWPRMRTEVLAGLVVALALIPEAISFSVIAGVDPRVGLFASFTMAVTIAITGGRPAMISAATGAVALVIAPVARQYGMDYLIATVILAGVIQVTLSVLGVARLMRFIPRSVMVGFVNALAILIFTAQLPHLINVPGLVYPFVGVGLLIMAFLPKLTTAIPGPLVAIVALTAAAIVFSVDLPSVSDEGTLPSSLPTVFIPHVPWTMHTLELVAPYALAMALVGLLESLMTAKLVDDITDTHSNKTREGWGQGIANVVTGFFGGMGGCAMIGQTMINVKVSGARTRISTFLAGALLLGLVVGLGDIVGRIPMAALVAVMIMVSVGTMDWHSINPATLRRMPLSETLVMAATVIVTVASHNLAYGVIIGVITAMVLFARRVAHMVTVAKTQQPQQDPNTGTVVYRVTGELFFASSNDLVYQFDYTGDPGHILIDMTDSHIWDASTVAALDAITTKYRARGKHVEIIGLNQDSATRHDRLTGQLGGSH from the coding sequence ATGATTTCTGGACAGATACCCGTCACCTCAGCAGATCCCAGCACGTCGGTGTGGCTGGCGCTGCGGTCCTGGCCGCGGATGCGGACCGAGGTGCTGGCCGGGCTGGTGGTGGCGCTGGCGCTGATTCCCGAGGCGATCTCGTTCTCGGTGATCGCCGGGGTCGATCCCCGGGTCGGGTTGTTCGCGTCGTTCACGATGGCGGTCACCATCGCGATCACCGGCGGGCGCCCGGCGATGATTTCAGCGGCCACCGGCGCGGTGGCATTGGTGATCGCCCCGGTAGCCCGCCAGTACGGCATGGACTATCTGATCGCCACGGTCATCCTGGCTGGGGTCATCCAGGTCACGCTCAGCGTGCTGGGGGTGGCGCGGCTGATGCGGTTCATTCCGCGCAGCGTCATGGTCGGTTTCGTCAACGCACTGGCCATCTTGATCTTCACCGCCCAGCTGCCGCACCTGATCAATGTGCCCGGACTGGTGTATCCGTTCGTCGGAGTTGGGCTGCTGATCATGGCCTTCCTACCCAAACTCACCACCGCGATACCGGGGCCACTGGTGGCCATCGTGGCCCTGACCGCCGCGGCGATCGTGTTCTCCGTTGACCTGCCCAGCGTCAGCGATGAAGGCACCCTGCCCTCAAGTCTTCCCACGGTATTCATTCCACACGTGCCCTGGACCATGCACACTCTGGAGCTCGTCGCCCCCTATGCGTTAGCGATGGCACTGGTCGGGCTGCTCGAATCGCTGATGACCGCCAAACTCGTCGATGACATCACCGATACCCACTCCAACAAAACCCGAGAGGGCTGGGGCCAAGGCATCGCCAACGTCGTCACCGGGTTTTTCGGCGGCATGGGCGGCTGCGCCATGATCGGCCAGACCATGATCAACGTGAAAGTCTCCGGCGCCCGCACCCGCATCTCCACATTCTTGGCCGGCGCCCTTCTTTTGGGATTAGTTGTCGGACTGGGCGATATCGTCGGCCGCATCCCCATGGCCGCCCTGGTCGCGGTGATGATCATGGTGTCCGTAGGCACCATGGACTGGCACAGCATCAACCCGGCCACCCTGCGCCGCATGCCCCTCAGCGAGACCCTAGTCATGGCCGCCACCGTGATCGTGACCGTGGCCAGCCACAACCTGGCCTACGGCGTCATCATCGGGGTAATCACCGCTATGGTGCTGTTCGCGCGCCGCGTCGCCCACATGGTCACCGTCGCCAAAACTCAACAACCCCAACAAGACCCAAACACCGGCACGGTGGTGTACCGGGTCACCGGGGAACTGTTCTTCGCCTCCAGCAACGACCTGGTCTACCAATTCGACTACACCGGCGACCCCGGACACATCCTCATCGATATGACCGACTCACACATCTGGGATGCCTCCACCGTCGCAGCCCTGGACGCCATCACCACCAAATACCGTGCCCGCGGCAAACACGTGGAAATCATTGGCCTCAACCAAGACTCAGCTACCCGGCACGACCGCCTCACCGGACAACTCGGCGGCAGCCACTAA
- a CDS encoding MerR family transcriptional regulator, with amino-acid sequence MTDTDTAKLQIGQVAARTELSIRTIRHYDDVGLITPSARSAGGFRLYTEADVERLLVIRRMKPLDFTLNEMRDLLEAIDTLNTPNATAAQRTAAADYLQQCQTRTHDAINRLRKHLAYAEELDRILTTRARKPV; translated from the coding sequence TTGACTGACACAGACACCGCGAAGTTGCAGATCGGGCAAGTCGCCGCCCGCACCGAACTGTCGATCCGCACCATCCGCCACTACGACGACGTCGGCCTGATCACCCCCTCGGCCCGCAGCGCAGGAGGGTTTCGCCTCTACACCGAAGCCGACGTCGAACGGCTCCTGGTCATCCGGCGGATGAAGCCCCTCGACTTCACCCTCAATGAAATGAGGGACTTGCTGGAAGCTATCGACACCCTGAACACACCTAACGCCACAGCAGCTCAACGAACCGCTGCCGCCGATTACCTGCAGCAATGCCAAACCCGAACCCACGACGCCATCAATCGGCTACGCAAACACCTCGCCTACGCCGAAGAACTCGACCGCATCCTCACCACACGCGCAAGGAAGCCGGTCTAG
- a CDS encoding LuxR C-terminal-related transcriptional regulator: MSGSWQLLDRPTEFDAVRSTLTDSVSCGVVLVGSAGVGKTTLARTVTDSLGCQVRWVACTESSRSIPLGVFAHWIQATGSRDPAALIAAARESIVASPHPIIGVDDAHLLDDLSATLLHQIAVGHASRLVATVRSGEPVPDAVTALWKDDYLRRFELEAFTKEQSVALVESVLGGALEGLSADVMWESSGGNPLFLRHLVEGAVEAGSLTAVNGVWQLRGNTVVPSGLAALLGDRLEQLDGDVLNVLKLLSLCEPLNLDTLCEIAGGDALDGAELTGFVRVEADGRRINVRFSHPMLGEVIRRRVGTASARRLRGQLVRALRERDIDSAAKRIRLAQLSVESDEVTDPALLVSAAKDAVYLSNLPVGEHLARCAVERDGGLRAAEVLSRALLWQGRPEEAEQALAEFDPDQLDELSLVLWGLPLVSIAFWSMGDVRRAHELMALLRERVRHPALKLVVDATGAALAVHENQFDDGLAAATVVLSDPEAPRQAVEFAAFGIGLALPVAGRGDEFEPIAARCRAQKRSTDGMIAVMVRYCDVLALVYTGQLQLADRRVTEYTEFSSAGQFLAWAIARIMAGLVAVHRGVFPTAISSIEQALAALNAERPLPWQLPARLLLARAYAALGKVEDAERVLTESGEHAGQFVALHDPQLLIAKSWLAAARGADRSAVDIARRAADAAHTAGQYAVEAEALHHSARFGDRTVARRLESLAPRVHGPLVGLYARHALAVGASDSAALVQISIEFENAGLLLSAADAAAQAVALLSRSGDRSKSAESAARALRIAGQCGGAATPAIRAAARPLPVTAREREIAALIGEGLCNREIAERLTLSVRTIEGHIYRACIKLDVVDRDQLAKIVWSDLADPQEQAHRP, encoded by the coding sequence ATGTCGGGGAGCTGGCAGTTGCTCGACCGCCCAACCGAATTCGACGCCGTTCGCTCGACGCTGACGGACAGTGTGTCGTGCGGCGTGGTGTTGGTCGGCTCCGCCGGAGTCGGCAAGACGACCCTCGCGCGTACCGTCACCGACTCGTTGGGATGTCAGGTTCGCTGGGTGGCATGTACCGAATCGTCGCGGAGTATTCCATTGGGAGTATTCGCCCATTGGATACAGGCGACCGGATCGCGTGATCCGGCCGCGCTCATTGCCGCGGCACGGGAATCCATTGTCGCGTCGCCACATCCGATCATCGGAGTCGACGATGCCCATCTGCTGGACGACCTCTCCGCGACCTTGCTGCATCAGATAGCTGTCGGGCATGCCAGCCGGTTGGTCGCCACGGTGCGTAGCGGCGAGCCTGTTCCGGACGCGGTCACCGCGTTGTGGAAGGACGACTATCTACGCCGGTTCGAACTCGAGGCGTTCACCAAGGAGCAGAGTGTCGCACTGGTCGAATCGGTGCTCGGCGGTGCGCTCGAAGGGCTGAGCGCAGACGTGATGTGGGAGTCATCCGGTGGAAACCCGCTGTTCCTGCGCCACCTGGTGGAGGGCGCCGTTGAGGCCGGATCCCTCACCGCCGTCAACGGGGTGTGGCAGCTGCGCGGCAACACCGTCGTCCCCTCGGGCTTGGCCGCGCTGCTGGGAGATCGTCTCGAACAGTTGGACGGCGATGTACTCAACGTGCTCAAACTGCTGTCCCTGTGCGAACCGCTCAACCTCGACACGTTGTGCGAGATTGCCGGCGGTGACGCGCTGGACGGCGCGGAGCTCACCGGCTTTGTCCGTGTCGAAGCCGACGGCCGTCGTATCAACGTGCGGTTCAGCCATCCGATGCTGGGTGAGGTGATTCGGCGCAGGGTGGGCACCGCATCGGCCCGGCGCCTGCGTGGTCAGCTGGTACGGGCACTCCGGGAACGCGATATCGACTCGGCGGCCAAACGCATTCGGCTCGCGCAACTGTCCGTCGAAAGTGATGAAGTCACCGATCCGGCCCTGTTGGTCTCCGCCGCGAAGGACGCCGTATACCTGTCCAACCTTCCTGTCGGGGAACACTTGGCGCGGTGCGCGGTCGAACGCGATGGGGGTCTGCGCGCGGCCGAAGTGCTCTCGCGCGCGCTGCTGTGGCAGGGCCGGCCCGAGGAAGCCGAGCAGGCGCTCGCCGAGTTCGATCCGGACCAGCTCGATGAGCTTTCCCTGGTTCTCTGGGGCCTTCCGCTCGTCTCCATCGCGTTCTGGTCGATGGGCGATGTCCGGCGTGCGCACGAGCTGATGGCACTGCTGCGTGAACGGGTGCGGCATCCTGCCTTGAAACTCGTCGTCGACGCGACGGGCGCGGCTTTGGCCGTGCACGAGAACCAGTTCGATGACGGGCTTGCCGCCGCGACCGTCGTGCTGTCCGACCCGGAGGCTCCCCGGCAGGCCGTGGAATTCGCGGCATTCGGTATCGGGCTCGCGCTGCCTGTCGCCGGGCGTGGTGACGAGTTCGAGCCGATCGCGGCGAGATGTCGCGCACAGAAACGGTCCACCGACGGCATGATCGCGGTGATGGTGCGTTACTGCGACGTACTGGCACTCGTCTACACCGGGCAGCTCCAGCTGGCCGACCGCCGCGTTACCGAGTACACCGAGTTCTCCTCCGCTGGACAGTTTCTCGCGTGGGCGATAGCACGAATCATGGCGGGTCTGGTCGCCGTGCACCGTGGTGTATTCCCTACGGCGATCTCCTCCATCGAACAGGCGCTGGCGGCGCTCAACGCCGAGCGGCCGTTGCCGTGGCAGCTGCCCGCGCGACTACTGCTGGCGCGTGCCTACGCGGCGCTCGGGAAGGTCGAAGACGCGGAGCGTGTGCTGACCGAATCGGGCGAGCACGCGGGGCAGTTCGTCGCGCTGCATGACCCACAGCTGTTGATCGCGAAGTCGTGGCTGGCCGCCGCCCGCGGCGCGGACCGGTCGGCGGTGGATATCGCCCGTCGTGCGGCCGATGCCGCACACACCGCCGGGCAATACGCGGTGGAGGCCGAAGCGCTGCACCACTCGGCGCGGTTCGGTGACCGGACGGTGGCTCGCCGCCTGGAATCACTTGCCCCGCGGGTGCATGGTCCGCTGGTGGGGCTGTACGCGCGGCATGCGCTCGCCGTCGGCGCATCCGATTCCGCGGCGCTGGTTCAGATCAGCATCGAATTCGAGAATGCGGGCCTGCTGCTCTCGGCGGCCGATGCCGCTGCGCAGGCGGTAGCGCTGCTGAGTCGCAGTGGGGATCGAAGCAAGAGCGCCGAGTCCGCGGCGCGTGCGCTGCGGATCGCCGGCCAGTGTGGTGGTGCGGCCACGCCAGCCATCCGGGCCGCCGCGCGTCCGCTGCCGGTCACCGCGCGCGAGCGTGAGATCGCGGCCCTGATCGGTGAAGGCTTGTGCAACCGTGAGATCGCCGAGCGGCTCACTCTCTCGGTGCGCACCATTGAGGGGCACATCTACCGCGCCTGCATCAAACTCGATGTCGTGGATCGCGATCAGCTTGCCAAGATCGTGTGGAGCGACCTGGCCGACCCGCAGGAGCAGGCACACCGCCCGTAG
- a CDS encoding catalase family protein: MSTTDESLDPTRTYLPYSEEMDATPPGEDEAIDKIVKVLHTNNERAFRKYRHAVRDAHAKSHGILRGELIVYPDLPPHLRQGMFSTAGAYPVICRLSTTSGLLRSDRIRGVRGLGIKVLGVSGPRTLPDDEATTQDFVLVTHREFLFADAKAYLRRGMPTAWLLARLPDTALRLGSNLLGGVAKILPRVGLSLPESVAVFVRPNTHILGDTFYSSAPLRYGEYVAKLSYVPLSKSVRDLEGVLLPDDIADDEFRHLVSEFFQHNSAEYELRAQLCTDAKTMPLEDATVAWPETDSPHRGIAKIIFPVQDSYGTARQVFGDDVLSFNSWRALAAHRPLGSINRLKLKVYEASSNFRHEKNGVSRMEPAGVQDLPD, translated from the coding sequence ATGAGCACAACGGATGAATCGCTCGACCCCACGCGTACCTACCTCCCGTACAGCGAGGAGATGGACGCGACGCCTCCCGGTGAGGACGAAGCCATCGACAAGATCGTCAAAGTACTGCATACCAACAACGAACGCGCCTTCCGGAAGTACCGGCATGCTGTCCGGGATGCGCACGCGAAGAGTCATGGCATCTTGCGTGGCGAGCTGATCGTGTACCCGGATCTACCGCCGCACCTACGCCAGGGAATGTTCTCGACTGCTGGTGCGTACCCGGTCATCTGCAGGTTGTCCACCACGTCCGGCCTGCTGCGCAGCGACCGGATTCGGGGCGTGCGGGGCCTGGGTATCAAGGTTCTGGGTGTGAGTGGTCCGCGGACGCTCCCGGACGATGAGGCCACCACCCAGGATTTTGTGCTGGTTACGCACCGCGAGTTCCTGTTCGCGGACGCCAAGGCGTATCTGCGGCGGGGAATGCCGACGGCCTGGTTGCTGGCGCGCCTGCCGGACACCGCGCTGAGGTTGGGCAGCAACCTTCTGGGCGGGGTGGCGAAAATTCTTCCACGCGTGGGACTCTCACTCCCGGAATCGGTGGCGGTGTTCGTCCGTCCCAACACGCATATCCTGGGCGATACCTTCTACTCCTCGGCACCGCTGCGGTACGGGGAGTATGTGGCCAAACTCAGTTACGTACCCCTGTCGAAGTCCGTGCGGGACCTTGAGGGAGTGCTGCTGCCGGACGATATCGCTGACGACGAGTTCCGCCATCTGGTCTCAGAGTTCTTTCAGCACAACAGCGCTGAGTATGAATTGCGGGCCCAACTGTGCACCGATGCCAAGACGATGCCGCTCGAGGATGCCACCGTCGCGTGGCCCGAAACGGATTCCCCGCACCGGGGTATCGCCAAAATCATCTTCCCCGTGCAGGATTCATATGGCACCGCGCGGCAGGTTTTCGGTGACGATGTGCTGTCCTTCAATTCGTGGCGCGCTCTGGCCGCGCATCGGCCGCTGGGATCGATCAATCGATTGAAACTCAAGGTTTATGAGGCATCCAGCAACTTCAGGCATGAAAAGAACGGGGTGTCGCGGATGGAGCCGGCGGGGGTCCAGGATCTACCGGACTGA
- a CDS encoding peroxidase family protein: MAKKNDAAKSATTLASWLATRIDRSIGWSRLPTAFGIAVLIGLRNALRADNLFDTGRAPGGSPPPENTDYRNARTVDGTYNNLEHPLMGSVGSRFGRNAPLAQTFPEPPEQLLDPNPRLISRRLLTRDEFIPATTLNVLAAAWIQFEVHDWFSHNTVETKPWSVPLDGSDPWPQRPMQIRRTAPDPCPDASGPPTFVTQDTHWWDGSQVYGGTREVAEALRSGSGGTLRMDGQGLPPADVEALASTSETAANFWVGLAVLHSLFMREHNAICEHLAACHPEMSDQELYDKARLVNTALMAKIHTIDWTPAIIGHPTTVFAMHTNWSGILGERLNNLFQRQPHNALLRGIPGSPTSLHNVPYSLTEEFVAVYRMHPLIPDRFVLRSASDDSVLAEHELPDLAVQYVRARFSETPLENIIYSFGRAHPGALTLHNFPRHLQRLERPDGSILDLAAIDVLRVRERGVPRYNEFRRMLRLRPVSSFGELTDDPVVAKELAAIYGDDVERVDLMIGLYAEPKPKGFGFSDTAFRIFVLMASRRLESDRFFTSDFRPEIYTPEGLAWVRNNSMRSVLLRHFPSLAAALDGVTNPFAPWTPTWAGRSTE, encoded by the coding sequence ATGGCGAAAAAGAATGACGCCGCCAAATCGGCCACCACACTGGCGTCGTGGCTCGCAACACGAATCGATCGGTCGATCGGGTGGTCCCGGCTTCCCACGGCATTCGGCATCGCGGTACTCATCGGGCTGCGCAACGCGCTGCGAGCCGACAACCTGTTCGACACGGGACGGGCGCCTGGCGGATCACCGCCGCCTGAGAACACCGACTACCGCAACGCCCGGACCGTCGACGGCACCTACAACAACCTTGAACACCCACTGATGGGATCGGTCGGCAGCCGCTTCGGGCGCAACGCACCCCTTGCCCAGACTTTCCCCGAGCCCCCCGAACAACTCCTGGACCCGAATCCGCGGCTGATCAGTCGCAGGCTGCTGACCCGCGACGAGTTCATTCCGGCGACGACGCTGAACGTACTGGCCGCCGCCTGGATCCAGTTCGAGGTCCACGACTGGTTCAGCCACAACACCGTCGAGACCAAACCATGGTCCGTGCCGCTCGACGGCAGCGATCCGTGGCCACAACGCCCGATGCAAATACGCCGCACCGCACCCGACCCGTGCCCCGACGCGTCAGGCCCCCCGACGTTCGTCACGCAGGACACCCATTGGTGGGACGGATCGCAGGTCTACGGCGGCACTCGCGAGGTCGCCGAGGCACTGCGTTCCGGAAGCGGGGGCACACTGCGGATGGACGGGCAGGGCCTGCCGCCTGCCGATGTCGAGGCGCTGGCCAGCACATCGGAGACGGCCGCGAACTTTTGGGTCGGTCTGGCCGTCCTGCATTCGCTGTTCATGCGGGAACACAACGCGATCTGCGAGCATCTGGCTGCCTGCCATCCGGAAATGTCCGATCAGGAGCTGTACGACAAGGCCCGTCTGGTCAACACCGCGCTCATGGCGAAGATCCACACGATCGACTGGACTCCCGCGATAATCGGGCACCCCACCACGGTATTCGCGATGCACACCAACTGGTCCGGCATTCTCGGCGAGCGCCTGAACAACCTGTTTCAGCGTCAGCCGCATAACGCTCTCCTACGCGGCATACCCGGCTCCCCGACAAGTCTGCACAACGTGCCATATTCGCTGACCGAAGAATTTGTCGCGGTGTACCGGATGCACCCGCTCATTCCCGACCGTTTCGTGCTGCGGTCGGCGTCTGACGATTCCGTGCTCGCCGAGCATGAATTGCCAGATCTCGCCGTTCAATACGTGCGCGCCCGCTTCAGCGAGACACCACTGGAGAACATCATCTATTCGTTCGGCCGCGCCCACCCGGGCGCACTGACTCTGCATAACTTCCCACGCCATCTACAGCGTCTGGAGCGGCCGGACGGGTCCATTTTGGACCTCGCAGCCATCGATGTGCTTCGCGTCCGTGAGCGGGGCGTCCCCCGCTACAACGAGTTCCGCCGGATGCTGCGGCTGCGGCCGGTGTCGTCTTTCGGCGAGCTCACCGACGACCCGGTGGTGGCCAAGGAGCTCGCGGCGATATACGGCGACGATGTGGAGCGGGTGGATCTGATGATCGGACTGTACGCGGAGCCCAAACCGAAGGGATTTGGCTTCAGCGACACAGCCTTTCGAATCTTCGTATTGATGGCGTCCCGGCGGCTGGAAAGCGACAGATTCTTCACGTCCGATTTCCGGCCCGAGATCTACACCCCGGAAGGCCTCGCATGGGTGAGAAACAACTCGATGCGTTCGGTGCTGCTCCGGCACTTCCCGTCCCTGGCCGCCGCCCTGGACGGCGTCACGAATCCTTTCGCACCGTGGACACCGACATGGGCCGGCAGATCGACCGAGTAG
- a CDS encoding S8 family peptidase yields the protein MTSPVPRGPKRPSVISPMVLADPQTAPPAEANALVTDDDDRRMVLIELLVGTGIDPKHVRDQFLHMFHRVLRDEPPTPTPVGRHYVRCMLTPDEIQRLVRGGAKSPTAKSAQQALQLIWRVWPDLVVEAHLDRSLTTIKADAAIRTYGSGGTGVVWAVLDSGIDAEHPHFAANGTLTADCVRPLHKDFTLTPGVSKGPLVDVYGHGTHVAGIIAGESPTDPKLIRIASTQPTAEGLPEWVPRVLAQGSRLSGVAPHANLVSLKVLDDDGKTLSSVLIDALNYVREINSYGNDLQIHGVNLSLGCGWMPRDYAAGQSPLCRELDLLTGSGVVCVVSAGNLGAGTAAAGVGAAIMGTATDVYGQLSTITDPGNAATAITVGSVHRYRPHTSGVTFDSSKGPTLDGRRKPDLVAPGERITSAATGLMAKGIDVLKDDGTEGAANYIEDSGTSMAAAHVSGAIAAFLSARTEFVGKPQEVKDIFLKSAVDLGRHEFFQGAGLVDLMRALSNT from the coding sequence ATGACTAGCCCCGTGCCCCGTGGTCCCAAGCGGCCATCGGTCATCAGCCCGATGGTCCTGGCCGACCCGCAGACGGCACCGCCCGCCGAGGCCAACGCCTTGGTCACCGACGATGACGATCGCAGGATGGTGCTGATCGAGCTTCTCGTCGGTACCGGCATCGACCCCAAGCACGTGCGCGATCAGTTCCTGCACATGTTCCATCGAGTACTGCGTGACGAGCCACCCACACCGACGCCCGTCGGGCGCCACTATGTGCGGTGCATGCTCACCCCTGATGAAATCCAGCGTCTGGTTCGCGGGGGCGCCAAGTCCCCGACCGCAAAAAGCGCACAACAAGCACTGCAATTGATCTGGCGGGTGTGGCCCGACCTGGTGGTTGAGGCACACCTGGACCGCTCACTCACCACGATCAAGGCCGATGCGGCGATCCGCACCTATGGCTCCGGTGGAACCGGTGTCGTCTGGGCGGTGCTGGATTCGGGAATCGATGCCGAGCACCCGCATTTCGCGGCCAACGGCACCCTCACCGCTGACTGTGTCAGACCGCTGCACAAGGACTTCACGCTTACCCCAGGTGTTTCGAAGGGGCCGCTTGTCGACGTCTACGGACACGGCACCCATGTGGCCGGCATCATCGCGGGCGAATCCCCCACCGATCCGAAACTCATCCGGATCGCATCCACTCAACCGACTGCCGAGGGGCTACCGGAATGGGTACCGCGGGTACTGGCGCAGGGGTCGCGGCTGTCCGGGGTGGCTCCACACGCCAACCTGGTGAGCCTCAAGGTGCTCGACGACGACGGCAAGACCCTGTCGAGCGTGCTCATCGACGCCCTCAACTACGTGCGCGAGATCAACAGCTACGGCAATGACTTACAGATCCACGGCGTGAATCTGTCTCTGGGATGCGGCTGGATGCCAAGGGACTACGCGGCGGGCCAAAGCCCGCTGTGCCGCGAACTCGATCTGCTCACCGGGTCCGGGGTGGTCTGTGTCGTGAGCGCCGGAAACCTCGGGGCCGGCACCGCGGCGGCCGGTGTGGGCGCCGCGATCATGGGAACAGCGACCGATGTCTACGGTCAGCTCTCTACCATCACCGACCCCGGGAATGCCGCCACCGCGATCACCGTCGGCTCGGTCCACCGGTACCGGCCGCACACCAGCGGGGTCACCTTCGACTCCTCAAAGGGGCCGACTCTCGATGGCCGGCGCAAACCCGACCTGGTGGCCCCCGGTGAGCGAATAACTTCCGCGGCAACCGGTCTCATGGCCAAGGGCATTGACGTGTTGAAGGACGACGGCACCGAGGGGGCCGCCAACTACATCGAAGACAGCGGCACCTCGATGGCCGCCGCGCATGTGTCGGGTGCGATCGCCGCGTTCTTGTCGGCTCGCACGGAGTTCGTGGGTAAACCACAAGAGGTCAAGGACATCTTCCTGAAGTCGGCCGTCGACTTGGGGCGCCACGAGTTCTTTCAGGGCGCCGGTCTTGTCGACCTGATGCGCGCACTATCCAACACCTGA